In one Moritella sp. 5 genomic region, the following are encoded:
- the glnA gene encoding glutamate--ammonia ligase produces MSAENVLALIKEQDVKFVDLRFTDTKGKEQHVSLPHHQVNTGFFEEGKMFDGSSIEGWKGINESDMILMPDPATAVLDPFTEATTLNLRCDVLEPATMQGYSRDPRSVAKRALAYLRSTGIADDVFFGPEPEFFLFDDVKYKTDMSGSMYKIDAEEASWNSDKEYEGGNMGHRPGVKGGYFPVSPVDSAQDIRSAMCLIMEEMGLTVEAHHHEVATAGQNEIAALYNSIVEKADEVQITKYVIHNVAHAYGKTATFMPKPLVGDNGSGMHCHQSLQKNGENIFSGDLYGGLSETALYYIGGIIKHAKAINAFANPATNSYKRLVPGFEAPVMLAYSARNRSASIRIPIVPSPKATRIEVRFPDPAANPYLAFSAMLMAGIDGIKNRIHPGDAMDKDLYDLPAEEAAEIPQVASSLQEALSALDTDRDFLTAGDVMADDTIDAYIAIKEEEVERLNMTTHPVEFEMYYSV; encoded by the coding sequence ATGTCAGCAGAAAACGTATTAGCTCTAATTAAAGAACAAGACGTTAAATTTGTAGATTTACGTTTTACAGATACTAAAGGTAAAGAGCAGCACGTATCTCTACCACATCATCAAGTTAATACCGGCTTTTTTGAAGAAGGTAAAATGTTTGATGGTTCATCAATTGAAGGTTGGAAAGGCATTAACGAATCTGACATGATTTTAATGCCAGATCCGGCAACAGCTGTACTTGACCCGTTCACAGAAGCAACAACTCTGAACCTTCGTTGTGACGTACTAGAACCAGCAACAATGCAAGGTTATAGCCGTGACCCACGTTCAGTAGCAAAACGTGCACTTGCATACTTACGCTCAACAGGTATCGCTGATGATGTATTCTTCGGTCCTGAACCAGAATTCTTCCTATTTGATGATGTTAAGTACAAAACTGACATGTCAGGTAGTATGTACAAAATTGACGCTGAAGAAGCTTCTTGGAACTCTGATAAAGAGTACGAAGGCGGCAACATGGGTCACCGTCCAGGTGTTAAAGGTGGTTATTTCCCAGTATCACCAGTTGACTCTGCACAAGACATCCGTAGTGCAATGTGCCTAATAATGGAAGAAATGGGCTTAACAGTTGAAGCGCATCACCATGAAGTAGCTACAGCAGGTCAAAACGAGATCGCAGCACTATATAACTCAATCGTTGAAAAAGCGGATGAAGTTCAAATCACTAAATACGTTATCCATAATGTTGCACACGCTTACGGAAAAACAGCAACATTTATGCCTAAGCCACTTGTAGGCGATAACGGTTCAGGTATGCATTGTCACCAATCACTACAGAAAAATGGCGAAAATATTTTTTCTGGTGATCTGTATGGCGGTCTTTCTGAAACTGCACTTTATTACATTGGTGGAATCATCAAGCACGCAAAAGCAATTAACGCATTTGCTAACCCAGCAACTAACTCGTACAAACGTTTAGTCCCAGGTTTTGAAGCACCAGTAATGCTAGCTTACTCAGCGCGTAACCGTTCTGCATCAATCCGTATCCCAATCGTACCATCGCCAAAAGCGACACGTATTGAAGTTCGTTTTCCAGATCCAGCAGCAAACCCATACTTAGCATTCTCTGCAATGTTAATGGCAGGTATTGACGGTATTAAAAACCGTATTCACCCTGGTGATGCAATGGATAAAGATCTATACGACCTTCCAGCAGAAGAAGCAGCAGAAATTCCACAAGTTGCCTCTTCACTACAAGAAGCACTATCAGCACTAGATACTGACCGTGACTTCTTAACGGCTGGCGATGTAATGGCTGACGATACTATCGATGCTTACATTGCAATAAAAGAAGAAGAAGTTGAAAGACTGAACATGACAACTCACCCAGTTGAGTTTGAAATGTACTACAGCGTATAA
- a CDS encoding DUF4124 domain-containing protein, with product MKHVMLFILIITSYTSVAAIYQWTDEQGITHFSDDESKPASAKEIDVKLTPPSIDSLTQSIPPKASHTKTTMNDKSVTPISIHISTPRDQQTIRSNTGDITVSATLSSTLLYGSSIRLLIDGITHSEQIEKQFDVTNVPIGTHKLQLQIINNLGKVIASSELITVYLHRFKAN from the coding sequence ATGAAACACGTAATGTTATTCATATTAATAATCACAAGCTATACTAGTGTTGCCGCTATTTATCAATGGACTGATGAACAAGGTATTACCCACTTTTCGGATGATGAAAGTAAACCAGCATCAGCCAAAGAAATTGATGTGAAGCTAACGCCACCTTCTATTGACTCTCTTACTCAATCAATCCCTCCGAAAGCAAGTCATACAAAAACCACAATGAATGACAAATCAGTCACGCCAATTAGCATTCATATCAGCACACCACGCGATCAACAAACAATACGCAGTAATACTGGCGATATCACAGTGTCTGCCACTCTCAGTTCAACACTGCTGTACGGTTCAAGTATTCGTTTATTAATTGATGGCATTACTCATAGTGAGCAAATTGAGAAGCAGTTTGATGTCACGAACGTACCCATTGGTACGCATAAATTACAGTTACAAATAATTAACAACTTAGGCAAGGTAATTGCATCATCAGAGCTCATTACTGTTTATTTACATCGATTTAAGGCCAACTAA